A portion of the Acidisarcina polymorpha genome contains these proteins:
- a CDS encoding sensor histidine kinase, giving the protein MHDPIILDLQHKLAIATEALRKSEERATAGQLALEVMHDIRNPLESLRNLTYLTSIEADNPDKVRKYSALADEQMAIALDIADSTLGFARASISPRSVNLIKLAEAALRIHQQTIEAKQVRLVKDLPNEVVAPVYTGEMLQVLSNLIHNALDALPPAGTLCLRFRKRRGEVHLIVADNGHGIPDEHVDSVFQPFFTTKEDRGTGLGLAISRRIVERHRGTIRMRSSARPGRSGSIFKISIPV; this is encoded by the coding sequence ATGCATGACCCCATCATTCTCGACCTGCAGCACAAACTGGCAATAGCCACCGAAGCTTTGCGGAAGTCCGAAGAACGGGCAACGGCCGGACAACTCGCACTCGAAGTGATGCACGACATTAGAAACCCTCTCGAATCTCTGAGGAACCTCACCTACCTGACATCGATAGAAGCAGACAATCCTGACAAAGTCCGCAAATACTCCGCCCTGGCAGATGAGCAGATGGCCATCGCACTCGACATTGCTGATAGTACCCTTGGCTTTGCAAGGGCCTCCATTAGCCCCCGATCGGTGAACCTGATTAAGTTGGCCGAGGCCGCATTGCGGATACATCAGCAAACGATCGAGGCTAAACAAGTGCGGCTGGTGAAAGACCTTCCCAACGAGGTCGTCGCCCCTGTTTATACGGGTGAGATGCTTCAGGTTCTCTCCAATCTGATCCACAATGCTCTCGATGCTCTCCCGCCAGCTGGCACCCTGTGTCTCCGTTTCAGGAAGCGGCGGGGCGAGGTGCACCTTATTGTCGCTGACAACGGGCACGGCATTCCGGATGAGCACGTGGATAGTGTCTTCCAGCCTTTCTTCACAACCAAGGAGGATCGAGGCACAGGCCTCGGCTTGGCTATCTCGAGGAGGATTGTTGAGCGCCATCGCGGAACGATTAGAATGCGGAGCAGCGCTCGCCCTGGTCGAAGCGGCTCCATCTTCAAGATCTCCATTCCGGTTTAG
- a CDS encoding Crp/Fnr family transcriptional regulator: MFVQSSNLLLSSLSAECRDALLANCTAVPLPIKTPLYDANRTPVYAYFMTSGIASVVASTQSGATVEVGVIGHEGIVGSFHILGPAPVSTVSFIQLEGTGLKIPLIELRKAFRSSEEIRDRILEFIQEQALTVSQIAGCNRFHEFDQRLARWLLMAQDRTKSSVLNFTQEFLAMMLGAQRTTVTSVAGGLQERGLIEYRRGHVRILDRERLEAAACDCYQITKQLHANLYKRAVPDCAISLHA; the protein is encoded by the coding sequence ATGTTTGTTCAGTCTTCCAATCTTCTTCTTTCTTCGCTCTCGGCCGAATGTAGGGACGCGCTGTTAGCGAACTGCACCGCTGTACCGTTGCCCATCAAGACTCCTCTTTACGACGCGAACAGAACCCCGGTCTATGCCTACTTCATGACTTCAGGAATAGCTTCCGTAGTCGCTTCGACGCAGAGTGGTGCCACTGTCGAAGTGGGCGTGATCGGGCACGAAGGCATAGTGGGAAGCTTTCATATCCTCGGACCGGCACCTGTCTCGACAGTATCCTTCATTCAACTGGAAGGCACCGGCCTCAAAATTCCCTTGATTGAATTGCGAAAAGCATTTCGTTCCTCTGAAGAGATTCGGGATCGTATCCTCGAATTTATTCAGGAGCAGGCACTGACGGTAAGCCAGATTGCGGGCTGCAACCGCTTTCACGAATTCGACCAGCGACTGGCTCGTTGGCTACTGATGGCCCAGGATCGTACCAAATCGAGCGTTCTCAACTTCACGCAAGAGTTTCTGGCCATGATGTTGGGCGCCCAGCGGACAACGGTCACATCGGTAGCAGGCGGCTTGCAGGAACGCGGGCTGATCGAATATCGCCGCGGCCACGTCCGAATTCTCGACCGGGAAAGGCTTGAGGCGGCCGCGTGCGACTGCTACCAGATCACCAAACAGCTGCACGCCAATCTATACAAGAGAGCAGTGCCTGATTGCGCGATCAGCTTACACGCCTGA
- a CDS encoding GGDEF domain-containing protein, with protein sequence MSPIRDADGCLIHFVGIQNDVTTQVESALKLNHLAHHDALTGLANRGLLVEQLQQSLLRARRSGGAIAVLFFDLDNFKHVNDVLGHDTGDQLLQIVAERLKSETRAGETVARLGGDEFVVVLENFSDQRQPPEVMDRLARRVSEPVDLLGQTFRPSASVGMALFPQDGDTPEILLKVADFKMYIAKHNTRKVQPTKRSRAKR encoded by the coding sequence ATGTCGCCGATCCGAGACGCCGACGGCTGTCTAATTCACTTCGTCGGAATTCAAAACGATGTGACGACTCAGGTCGAGTCTGCTTTAAAACTCAACCATCTAGCCCACCATGATGCTCTAACCGGGTTGGCAAACCGGGGACTTCTGGTCGAACAACTGCAGCAATCGCTGTTGAGAGCCCGACGTAGCGGAGGCGCCATCGCTGTCCTTTTCTTCGATCTCGATAATTTCAAGCATGTGAATGATGTGTTAGGCCATGACACAGGTGACCAACTACTCCAGATCGTGGCGGAACGTCTGAAGTCGGAGACACGGGCCGGAGAGACAGTAGCGCGGCTAGGGGGAGACGAATTCGTTGTCGTCTTGGAAAACTTTTCCGATCAACGACAGCCGCCCGAGGTGATGGATCGGCTGGCCCGCAGAGTAAGTGAACCGGTCGACCTGCTCGGTCAAACATTTCGCCCGTCGGCGAGCGTAGGCATGGCGCTCTTTCCTCAAGACGGAGACACCCCGGAAATCCTGCTAAAAGTCGCGGACTTCAAGATGTACATCGCTAAGCACAATACTCGGAAGGTTCAACCGACGAAGAGATCGCGAGCCAAGCGTTAA
- a CDS encoding IS6 family transposase: protein MSDFKWRQFEGAVILWAVRWYCRYGISYRDIEQMMGERGVSVDHSTIYRWVQRYAPEIEKRLRWQWRRPQSTSWRVDETYVKVRGQWTYLYRALDKQGETIDFYLSPTRNAKAAKRFLGKALNGLKDWEKPTVINTDKATAYGVAISELKAEGKCPQTTMHRQVKYLNNVIEADHGKLKQLIRPVRGFKTLKTAYATIRGFEVMRALRKGQAAVFNLTRDICGEVRIVERAFGIGACALAEAVALIDEKPTLQTA, encoded by the coding sequence ATGTCAGATTTTAAATGGCGTCAATTTGAAGGAGCGGTCATCCTTTGGGCGGTGCGTTGGTACTGTCGGTATGGCATCAGCTATCGGGACATCGAGCAGATGATGGGCGAACGTGGCGTGAGCGTCGATCATTCCACCATCTACCGCTGGGTTCAAAGGTATGCGCCTGAGATAGAGAAACGGCTGCGCTGGCAGTGGCGGCGCCCACAATCCACGAGCTGGCGAGTCGATGAGACGTACGTGAAAGTTCGCGGCCAGTGGACCTATCTCTACCGGGCGTTGGACAAGCAGGGGGAAACGATCGATTTCTATCTTTCGCCAACACGGAACGCCAAAGCGGCTAAACGCTTCCTCGGCAAGGCCCTGAACGGTTTGAAGGACTGGGAGAAGCCAACGGTGATCAACACGGACAAAGCGACGGCCTATGGTGTTGCGATCTCAGAACTGAAGGCCGAAGGCAAATGTCCTCAGACAACGATGCATCGACAGGTCAAGTACTTGAACAACGTCATCGAGGCCGATCATGGCAAGCTGAAGCAACTCATCCGTCCAGTACGAGGTTTTAAGACACTGAAGACTGCTTATGCGACGATCAGAGGGTTTGAGGTAATGCGTGCCTTACGGAAGGGCCAGGCGGCAGTCTTCAATCTCACGCGTGACATCTGCGGCGAGGTGCGCATCGTCGAACGCGCTTTCGGCATTGGCGCTTGTGCTCTCGCGGAGGCCGTCGCGCTCATCGATGAAAAACCCACACTTCAGACTGCTTGA
- a CDS encoding Ig-like domain-containing protein — MATATYTIVPAAVTTTTSLTSSTNPSTLGDAVMFTATVTATSGPTPTGSVTFKNGSVVLGTVPLTGGVESIRTSNLTVGGNTIAAIYTGNATDAASAATITQEVAQ, encoded by the coding sequence GTGGCCACGGCGACTTACACAATCGTGCCTGCCGCAGTCACAACCACAACCTCGCTGACTTCCTCCACGAATCCCTCAACCCTGGGCGACGCGGTGATGTTCACAGCGACCGTAACCGCAACTTCCGGGCCGACTCCCACGGGGTCGGTCACCTTCAAGAACGGCAGTGTGGTGCTTGGAACCGTCCCGCTAACCGGCGGTGTGGAGTCGATCAGGACCTCCAACCTTACTGTTGGCGGCAATACAATCGCCGCCATCTACACCGGCAACGCGACCGACGCGGCCAGTGCGGCCACCATCACTCAGGAGGTTGCTCAATAA
- a CDS encoding RHS repeat-associated core domain-containing protein — translation MIKDGYHSYTYDAEGNILTVDGGSTASYTYDALNRRVSVATPAGTSEYSYDYAGRRISTWNAATNNGTDGRMYWDGQQIAFRSSDDATYFENQDYIGTERIRTDHNGTTSATYKSLPWGDGYVASILNTEADVDNFHFADMEQDSNDAGAPMSEHAQFRNYSFYQGRWLSPDPYDGSYDFTNPQSLNRYAYVLNNPLSLIDPSGLDDCTWDDSTNTLTGVQEPWQCQEYGNCPGYGNGNGYTGN, via the coding sequence ATGATCAAAGACGGGTATCATAGCTACACTTACGACGCGGAGGGCAACATTTTGACGGTCGATGGCGGCTCAACCGCGTCCTACACCTACGACGCACTGAACCGAAGGGTGAGCGTGGCGACGCCAGCTGGAACCAGTGAATATTCCTACGACTATGCGGGAAGGCGCATCTCCACCTGGAATGCAGCCACGAACAATGGCACCGATGGCCGCATGTATTGGGACGGGCAGCAGATCGCCTTTCGTTCCTCCGACGACGCTACCTACTTTGAGAACCAGGATTATATCGGCACCGAGCGCATCCGGACTGACCATAACGGCACGACTTCTGCAACCTACAAGTCTCTGCCCTGGGGTGATGGCTACGTAGCCAGTATCCTCAATACCGAGGCCGATGTAGACAACTTTCACTTCGCCGACATGGAGCAGGACAGCAACGACGCCGGCGCACCTATGTCCGAACACGCTCAGTTCCGTAACTACTCCTTCTACCAGGGACGCTGGCTCTCGCCTGATCCTTACGACGGCTCCTACGACTTCACCAACCCGCAGAGCCTGAATCGCTATGCCTATGTCTTGAACAATCCCCTGAGCCTCATCGACCCCAGCGGATTGGATGACTGTACATGGGACGATAGTACGAACACTTTAACTGGCGTTCAAGAGCCATGGCAGTGTCAAGAATACGGAAACTGTCCAGGCTATGGTAACGGAAACGGCTACACTGGCAACTGA
- a CDS encoding TM0106 family RecB-like putative nuclease — protein MKNVSGRVLLSASDLSNHLACTHATRMDLKVASGVCEPPKWQSPDLWVLQERGRLHEETYIRHLKDQGLSVHDLRVTVADAVAAEATRISMESGAEVIVQPTFVSDLWYGRADILRRVGTSSTLGPWSYEVYDCKLSTETKPGTILQLSMYSEMVGAIQGIVPESMYVVPPNDDFKAEKYRTLDFAAYYRSIKASLEKAVDRSKAKAATYPEPVEHCEICAWFSVCDTHRRADDHLSLVAGLSKLHRKQLRLWDIQAVAELAVMPLPLRERPKYSSKESVIRVREQARIQLEGRDQKKPVHELLPLCEDHGFCGLPEPSRGDMFFDLESDPYVGKSGREYLFGFTRNGEDGQPVYEVRWGLTADEEKSAFEWFVDSVVEQRKSYPDLHVYHFTAYEPSALKRLMGKYATREDQIDQLLRARIFVDLHTIVKRSMRASVEGYSLKALEAFHGYKRVVPLENARVAMRALQHGLELGAIDLVNIAEREVVMGYNTDDCLSTQSLRDWLERERQRLLIAGAVIPRPKRQESIAPDALKENQLRVNRLIQELTRGIPTDPTLHTAEQAGLRLLADLLDWHRRESKVAWWEFFRLQELTEEELLDEKGAISGLEFVTRLAESRGVPTDRYKFDRQETEIRAGDKLLQKDEKIGEVVAINLATRTLDIKKTRKTADVHPGSVFADCTPINTKTLADSLIRLAECVTFDGIDAPGPLRAARDLLLRHSPRISGPSGPLRLQGEPALDAGKRLVGLLQHSVLPIQGPPGAGKTFTGASMIIDLVRQGKRVGVTATSHAVITTLLSEVVRAAAKENVQDLVCLQKFTDAPDVLTPGIDVTTDNAEARLAIREGCHVLGGTAWLWSSTEFTAAVDVLFVDEAGQMALANVLAAAQAAKSLVLLGDPQQLEQPLKGTHPEGAEKSALEHLLGGEKTIALGKGLFLEETWRLHPTLCAFTSEVFYEGRLRSRDGLEKQRLLGHPWLGESGLWFVPVEHEGNRNSSVEELEKTAEIVEGLLAPEVGWNDGKSNTRQLRIDDILIVAPYNAQVADLAERLPEGSRIGTVDKFQGQQAPIVIYSLATSSQEDAPRGMEFLYSLNRLNVATSRAQAVVIVLGNPRLLQPDCRAPRQMQLANALCRYVELATHA, from the coding sequence ATGAAGAATGTGTCGGGCCGGGTCCTCTTATCGGCCAGTGATCTCAGCAATCATCTAGCGTGTACCCATGCGACACGGATGGATCTAAAAGTCGCCTCGGGGGTTTGTGAACCTCCGAAATGGCAGTCGCCCGATCTGTGGGTACTACAAGAAAGGGGAAGGCTGCACGAAGAAACATACATACGACATCTGAAAGATCAAGGCCTCTCCGTACACGACCTAAGAGTGACCGTAGCTGACGCAGTTGCTGCTGAGGCGACTCGCATTTCGATGGAATCCGGAGCTGAGGTCATTGTGCAGCCCACCTTTGTTTCAGATCTTTGGTACGGACGCGCTGACATCCTCCGGCGCGTGGGCACCTCTAGCACCTTAGGACCGTGGTCATACGAGGTTTATGACTGCAAGCTGAGTACGGAGACAAAACCTGGAACCATCCTTCAACTTTCGATGTATTCAGAAATGGTTGGTGCGATTCAGGGGATCGTCCCTGAATCGATGTACGTGGTTCCGCCTAACGACGACTTTAAGGCAGAAAAGTACCGAACACTTGACTTCGCGGCTTACTATCGATCGATCAAGGCGAGCCTCGAAAAAGCTGTCGATAGAAGCAAAGCGAAGGCAGCAACTTATCCCGAGCCCGTTGAGCACTGTGAAATATGTGCCTGGTTTTCGGTCTGTGACACGCATCGCAGGGCTGATGACCATCTCTCATTGGTCGCTGGGCTGAGCAAGCTGCACCGAAAGCAGTTGAGATTATGGGACATTCAGGCAGTGGCTGAGCTCGCCGTGATGCCCCTTCCGCTGAGAGAGAGGCCTAAGTACAGCTCAAAGGAGTCAGTCATTCGGGTGAGGGAACAAGCCCGCATTCAGTTGGAAGGCCGAGATCAAAAGAAGCCAGTTCATGAGCTGCTTCCCCTATGTGAAGATCATGGTTTTTGTGGCCTGCCCGAGCCATCGCGAGGAGACATGTTCTTTGATTTAGAGAGCGACCCTTACGTTGGAAAGTCTGGCAGGGAATACCTATTCGGATTTACCCGCAACGGTGAGGACGGCCAACCTGTATATGAGGTCAGATGGGGCCTAACGGCGGATGAGGAGAAGAGCGCCTTCGAATGGTTTGTGGATAGCGTTGTGGAGCAGCGCAAGTCCTACCCAGATTTGCATGTCTACCACTTCACCGCTTACGAACCGTCTGCCTTGAAGAGATTGATGGGCAAGTATGCGACACGGGAAGACCAAATAGATCAGCTGTTGCGAGCGCGTATTTTCGTCGACCTTCATACGATCGTGAAACGCTCTATGCGTGCTAGCGTTGAGGGCTACTCCTTGAAGGCTTTAGAGGCTTTTCATGGGTACAAACGTGTCGTGCCGTTGGAGAATGCCCGTGTAGCAATGCGCGCATTGCAGCATGGGCTAGAGCTTGGTGCAATCGATCTAGTAAACATAGCCGAGCGAGAGGTGGTTATGGGCTACAACACCGATGATTGCCTTTCAACACAATCCTTGCGTGATTGGCTGGAACGCGAGCGACAGCGACTTTTGATCGCGGGAGCTGTCATTCCTCGTCCAAAGAGACAGGAATCAATCGCTCCGGATGCACTTAAGGAGAACCAGCTTCGCGTCAATCGGCTCATCCAGGAGCTCACACGCGGAATACCTACAGACCCGACACTGCATACGGCTGAGCAAGCCGGTCTCCGGCTTTTAGCGGACCTGCTTGATTGGCATCGGCGCGAGAGCAAAGTCGCCTGGTGGGAATTCTTCCGGCTTCAGGAGCTGACGGAAGAGGAGCTATTGGATGAGAAGGGGGCTATATCGGGCCTCGAGTTTGTGACGCGCCTCGCCGAATCCCGCGGTGTTCCAACGGATCGATACAAATTTGACCGTCAAGAAACTGAGATCCGTGCCGGCGATAAGCTGCTTCAGAAAGACGAGAAGATTGGTGAAGTCGTGGCGATCAACCTTGCCACTCGCACATTAGACATCAAGAAGACTCGAAAAACTGCCGATGTTCACCCGGGCTCAGTTTTTGCTGACTGTACCCCTATAAATACGAAGACACTCGCGGATTCACTGATCCGATTGGCGGAATGCGTAACTTTCGATGGAATTGATGCGCCCGGCCCTCTTAGGGCGGCCCGAGATCTACTCTTACGTCATTCGCCTCGAATAAGCGGTCCCAGCGGCCCACTCCGCTTGCAAGGAGAGCCTGCACTTGACGCAGGGAAGCGACTTGTCGGATTACTGCAGCATTCCGTTCTGCCGATACAGGGTCCTCCTGGTGCTGGAAAGACCTTCACTGGGGCAAGCATGATCATCGATCTCGTTAGGCAAGGTAAGCGGGTTGGAGTCACAGCTACAAGCCACGCGGTCATTACGACCTTGCTCAGCGAGGTTGTGAGGGCAGCCGCGAAGGAGAACGTACAGGACCTTGTATGCCTTCAGAAATTCACAGATGCCCCCGATGTTCTGACACCGGGAATCGATGTGACGACGGACAATGCAGAAGCCCGTTTGGCGATACGTGAAGGCTGCCATGTATTAGGCGGAACAGCCTGGTTGTGGTCATCTACGGAATTTACGGCAGCCGTCGACGTGTTGTTTGTCGATGAAGCTGGTCAGATGGCTTTAGCTAACGTTCTCGCTGCAGCGCAAGCAGCTAAGAGCCTGGTTCTTCTCGGAGATCCCCAACAGCTTGAGCAGCCTCTCAAGGGAACTCACCCGGAAGGAGCAGAGAAATCGGCTCTTGAACATTTACTCGGGGGAGAGAAGACCATCGCCTTAGGCAAAGGCCTTTTCCTTGAAGAGACCTGGCGCTTGCATCCGACGCTCTGTGCATTTACGTCCGAGGTCTTCTACGAAGGCCGACTTCGATCGCGGGACGGTCTTGAGAAGCAACGCCTGCTTGGTCACCCTTGGTTGGGGGAATCGGGTTTATGGTTCGTCCCCGTGGAGCATGAGGGCAACCGAAATAGCTCGGTGGAAGAGTTGGAGAAGACTGCGGAGATAGTTGAAGGGCTGTTAGCACCTGAAGTCGGCTGGAACGATGGAAAATCGAACACGCGGCAATTACGAATAGACGATATTTTGATCGTTGCTCCATACAATGCACAAGTGGCCGACCTTGCTGAGCGGCTTCCTGAAGGCAGCAGAATCGGTACCGTAGATAAATTTCAGGGACAACAAGCACCCATCGTCATCTATTCACTGGCAACGTCTTCTCAAGAGGATGCTCCACGGGGGATGGAATTTCTTTATAGCCTCAACCGGCTTAATGTCGCCACCTCACGCGCGCAGGCGGTAGTGATTGTGTTGGGAAATCCGCGCCTACTCCAGCCAGACTGTCGCGCTCCCAGGCAGATGCAACTTGCCAATGCTCTGTGTAGATATGTAGAGCTGGCCACTCATGCATGA